Below is a window of Gossypium hirsutum isolate 1008001.06 chromosome A12, Gossypium_hirsutum_v2.1, whole genome shotgun sequence DNA.
tatgaacaaagatggacaaaactttgttcttttcacccctttttcttttaataaaatttcatatttcatccatttaattctttaatacaaaagacatgaaatacccatcatggaacatttacctaacccattatcatgaaatatttacctaatccattatcatggaacatttacctaacccattatcaatttgtatcaatttgtaccataaattatggatatcaagtgctcatattgtctacaacaacatgatggctggccacttcatgtaaaatgggaggtttgtcatgcaaatcctcctattttgcactcctatttatttggccacttcaatttagcctatagcatttttaaacattttcacataggttctatttcataatttcactccttttttttatggaacaaaaattaactaaaattgtcgggttctatctcaAGCTTGGctttctaaaggcccactaacataattaaacttatgccaacattcacagaattcccgaaaattgggacGTTACATTTCAACTTTTTAAGTGAATTGTttggttaatttatgattttggcCATCTATTATACTAAAATTTGTGATTTTAAGTAGTCATGTTTTACTTTATATGACTAGTCCAAATAGACAACATTGCTAATTATTCTTGTTAAAATTCTGATGTGGCTTTTGCTTAAGAACACTTCCATTATTAAAAAATCCATACCAACATGATGAGTTGGAAtttctgttttgtttttaaaCAACCCACGTCAAATATCTTAATTGTAACTGTTTGGGctgacataaaaataaaataaaataaaataaaaattatgccaAATTTAAGTGCAAGAACTAAAGTCCAAATTCATGCATAATAAAAGGACCAAAACAGCAAGTTAACCAAATTGTTTCAAGCactaaataaaagaataatttgtACTTTAGTTAGCCAGCTGAATAAGAAGAAAACAGACAAATACTGACAAAGCTTAAGGTGACTAATTTCCCTCGAATTCTAACTTACATTTCCTACAAGATTGCTTGTGCTTTGAAATGGTAGATTTCAACTAAACCCCGTTTTAGCCATTTTAGCTGAAACAAAGAGTGACCCTAAAACAAAACAAAGCTTTAAAAGCAAGAGCTTTACGAATCACATGAACAAGCTATTAATATTCAATTCATACATGGCTGCATGGAAACAAAATACTAGTTGATGCCTGGTGGCTCTTATTACTATACTGAATACATATCATGCTACCGTGTTGTCCAACCCAGAGGCTGCAAGTTTATTAACCAAAGCCAATGCATTACTAGTAAAATACGAGGACCTCAAAACCCGATTCCGCACCATTTTGGCTTGTTTTCCTCTCGGATTCTCGAAACCATCCAAGCAAGTTTCCTGATCAGTAAGAACTGCACTCAACCATGTGGTTATGTCCCCCATTTGTGCGTAAAAATTTCTGGCATTAAGCTTCCTGAGAACCCCAAGTGAGCCGTGTAGTTGGTCGATAGCATCTTGTAAACACTCGATGCAATCCGAGAGTGGGATTTTGTAACTCCCTTTCATCGTTCTGTAATTCTTCACTTTCATTAAGTATTGAGTGACTTTCTTGGTTTCTCCAATGGTGATTGAAACCCCAGCCCGTGCCCATTTGCTTGGACTTGTTTTAGCAGTGGTGGAAAAGGGTGCTAGTGTGTTGATGCAAAGGGCACGGTATCGGGTTACACTGCATGCATCTTGAACGTAGTTGGTTGATGAGTGTGGTGTTGATTGAACCCATTTTAGGACGCTTAAGAGAAGCAGAAGTGTAAGGTAAATATTGGTGTTTGCCATTAGCATTAAAGTAACCTAGGGATTACTTacgggaaaagaaaagaaacagagcagAAGGTTAAAAATGAAGCTGAACAGATTTCATGGAAAGGCTGGGAGAGCCCTTTGTTTTATGAACTTCGATATACAGAGAATAGGTTTATAAAGGGCATTTTTTATACTGACTGATGGTACTCCTTTTGAAAAGGGAAAAGGGAAAGGCAAGAGAGTGGTGAATGCAATAAATTTAAGAAAGGATTAGAATAGGGTTGTCAAAGATAAAGGGTGAAGAACATGTGAAAGGACAGGTGAGTTGCTCATGAATTTAGATTCAGATTAGATCTGTTAGgttatcttcttcattttttttatgatgatgatgaaaaatgttCATGTCTGTAGAGGATCAAATCGTTGCGCATACAGCAAAAGTAATTAACATAACAGCATTTGTAAACCATCACTCCTTTTATCACaattaatttttagggtttcaacCAAATTCTGGTATTGTAAAAAGGTCACATTCAATAGGTCTCTAGAGTTCAAATCagcatgaaattaatcacatatatAGGTTTCAGATATTACTTATCATTGAGTTGTATAATGGTAAAGACTTGAGCACAGTGTGTGAATGAAAGTTAATGGCGTGCCAAATAAGGGCGGTTTTCAGTTAATTGCAGTTACTTTTTAGCAGCCATTGAAGCTTTTGGGGTATTTAAAACTTGATTGTTTTACCTAAAAGGAGGGGAGAGGATCAATATCCTATTTAGTTCGATTCACATGATTCTATCAAATCAATGGTGCAATTCACATGAATGTGATGATCATGTCTGCTAAGGCATTTACCTTTATTCGGTGATACCTCCAGTTCTGGTATTTTGAGGGCAAATTGCGGGTGCATTGCTGCATCTTGTAGCTGTTGCAAAAATAATCTGAAAATAACCAATTgccaatacatatatatatatattatgctagTTCTAGGATGAAGGCAATTTGAAAAGCATATACAATTAGCAATATGTAcaagcatttaaaaaaaaaaaaggcttagtTAACTTAATGCAGACATAACTAAtgaattttcaagccattttccgGTCATGCAGATGTTTCTGAAACACAGAAGCGTAGTCACCGAACTGGATATCACTAGGTGGGTGCATGTCAAACACATATGATACAGACCTTGGCATCAACATTGGCTTGTTAACT
It encodes the following:
- the LOC107931229 gene encoding pectinesterase inhibitor 6: MLMANTNIYLTLLLLLSVLKWVQSTPHSSTNYVQDACSVTRYRALCINTLAPFSTTAKTSPSKWARAGVSITIGETKKVTQYLMKVKNYRTMKGSYKIPLSDCIECLQDAIDQLHGSLGVLRKLNARNFYAQMGDITTWLSAVLTDQETCLDGFENPRGKQAKMVRNRVLRSSYFTSNALALVNKLAASGLDNTVA